The DNA segment CGTATCCACTTCTTATAAATTCATAACATTATAGTCTTTTGTAATGAAAACTTTTCATTCTTCATGGtactttttatttgattttacgTGTCTTCAGAGAAATTCTGGCAACCATTTTTTGAATTGCCTTCCATTGGTTATGGTTTTACCTCAAAGAGAATGAAAGCTGACGGAAACCTTTTATGAGTTTCAGACTGAAGGAGAGACTGGGATGTGAACCCTCTGACGATGAAATGGCAACTTCATTGAAGATGTCTCGTACTGAACTACGAGAAAAAATGCTAGAGTGCTCTCTAGCAAGAGAAAAGTTGGCTATGAGCAATGTTCGCTTAGTTATGTCTATTGCTCAAAGATATGAAAACGCTGGTGCAGATATGGGTGACCTTGTTCAGGTGATTATAAACATAGTTCCCTTTCACACCCGATTGGCCCTGTTTTTTTCTCTGTTATAAAATACTCATCCTATTTGCTCTGTAGGGTGGCTTGATTGGACTACTTCGCGGTATTGAAAAGTTTGATTCTTCAAAAGGGTTTAAGATTTCAACCTACGTTTACTGGTGGATACGTCAGGTGAGGTTTTGCATTTTTGCTTCTAGACCTGCCTTCTATATATGGTTGATTGTCAGACGTCCTTATCATTGTTGTTCTTTAAACAGAAGATGTCATGAGATTCATCTaacttattcatttaaaatcAATAGATAGAAGGACTGCATAAGAGAAAATATTGTCatgaaatttcttaaaatagttTCTGTAAACTGGGTATTATGAAACTTGTATTTTGTAGTCAGTATTAAATCTCTGGCTTGCACTCGTAATTTGTGAATTAGGGTTGGACTAATCAGTTTCACGTGTTGGGAACTGCTATTGTTGTTGGTATAATTAAGCAGCTTCACCGTGTTGTTGTCATTGCTGAAGCAATCAAGTCAAAATTTTAGGTGTAGTGAATGCATTTTCTGCGtcccttttcattttcttcagaGTCCTATATGATTGTGCTGTTTACATCTCAAATTTGTCCCATCACCATGGACACTGTTTTCCTGCTGACAGGGTGTTTCAAGAGCCTTAATTGAGAATTCAAGAACATTAAGATTGCCTGCTCACTTGCATGAGAGATTATCTTTAATCCGCAATGCAAAGTTTAGACTAGAAGAGAGAGGCATTGCTCCAACTATTGATGTAAGTCAGCCAAATGTATAAAAAGAAAGCCTGTGtcaattttttgaaaagttatAGACATTGGTAGACCAGCCTAAACTGTTTCCTTCTTTTGCAGAGGATTGCAAAACACCTTAACATGTCTCAAAAGAAAGTCAGAAATGCCACTGAGGTAACAAACCATTGAGAATTGCACGATCCTCATACTTGATACACGTAATGTCTCTGAACAATCTATTATCCTTTTGTTCACCATGTGTCTACACTCTCTATTGCAGGCAATCAGCAAAACTATCTCGCTTGATAGAGAAGCATTCCCCTCTTTGAATGGTCTACGAGGAGACACTCATCatagtgtaagatttaataCCTTTCTGTTTACTAGTCCATCAAGGAAGATCATAAGAACTACTTTCTTCTTATCAAGAATACCAGTTgtctcatttttgttttatgttttccaCTGCCAGTACATTGCAGATAATCGCGTTGAGAACATCCCGTGGAAGGGAGTAGATGAGTGGGCACTAAAGGTATTTaggaaaatatttgaataaaactttACTTAACTCCAAAGCATAGGCATTTCATTGTTGACATGCAGAAAACTGTTTTAATGTCTATCATCCTATAGTGTTGTGTTTGCTGGTTTTCTTTTAAGTGTgaagttaaatatgtttgtagtttctaaatttaaactcaaactatttcaaactttgatatattttactcttcaaagttataaaataaatgaatataatccTGTTAACTTAACAACGGTGTAAATAGCTTAAACactaaaaatgttatttgacgtgtaaaaaatttaatgcaattGGATTAGAAAAGCTATATCTgctcatttttaatatttgaggACCAGATTGTATCAAAGTATGAGACAATGATAAATTCTAAATTTGCATTAAAGTTTAGGGagtaaaaacatgtttaacctttaaatatatgtatactGATTTGAAGTCATTGGATGATTGACAAAACTTCCTCCTAATTTTCACCGTGGGAAATATGATGACATTCTAAATATTCAAATGCTATTAACCTCCATAATGATAATACCACTTGTAAATATTCACAGGATGAAGTGAACAAACTCATGAATGTGACCCTTAAGGAACGAGAGAGAGAAATTATCCGACTTTATTATGGACTGGGTAAAGAATGTCTTACATGGGAAGACATTAGTAAACGGTGAGTTCAGCcaccattttcttttacttctttccTTAGATGGCCATACCATCCAAAGTTTTGCCAAAGTTATGAAGCATATTTGATGTATCCAAGAGCACAAGCTTTTCAAACCACTCATTACTCTTCTTGTGTTCTCTCTGCAGGATGGGTTTATCGAGAGAAAGAGTAAGGCAAGTTGGACTTGTTGCATTGGAGAAACTAAAACATGCTGCAAGGAAGGGAGAATTGGAGGCAATGCTGTTGAAACATTGAATTTGAACTCATCACAGAAATTTGTTacaatgtatatatacataGCGGAAGTATGTACCTAGAAATTTCACTTCCTCATTCAAAAAGAGTACAACGATATAAGGGAACATTGAAGATTTGTAAATCCCCTTTAAAATGGTTTTAGTACTAATGAATATgggtaattttggttttaacACTCCAAAAATATTGTTGTTTTATGTTGTTATAAATTTCAGTGTATGTTCTCAGATGGTTATTGTGTACCATGATAtctatttaaaaagaaaaatatactttgaaatgcatatattttttacttttatttaacacaaattttcttattttttaccttctattttgttataaaaatataaaatttatctttttataattattttatcattgttttatgTATTGCATGAAtgtaaatgtaaaatttgaatGAATAATTACTCTTACATCATATCTATAGAAACACATCACACCATTAGTAGATAATGATAGAAATcgtttaaaaaactaaaataaattttaaaagaattaaaaatcgTTAACAAAGGTAGAAGTAAGTTAGGTTGTTTAACCCAGTTAACttttactcaaaaaaaaaaaacaagttaaaattgtaataaaggcttttttttatttttaaaatgttgagTTTAAGATTATTCAAAATGGTATTTTAAATCTAAGAAATTTAAGTCAATGTAAATAGTCATTTGATGAcataattattgtattattataaagagTCATTTTcgtgttttaaaaatatgtacCATAAGTTTTAGATTTCGTGGTCTTTATTTTATACggagttttccttttcctttttctttttctgagctatataaaaaataatgtatttgaaAAAACTTACAAACGAAGCCATagactttcaaaataaaatatctctGTTTGTTTATGCCGTTCATTTTTATTcggatattttaacaactcttttttaataactttttgacaataggacatgttataattttattagtctgtttaaatttattttaaaaaatatttgaaacagaccaatcataaactgtcacgttataaaaaaattgtcaaaaaaaaaaagttgttaaaaagacattttcttttttattcaacacatggctaattttttttaatattctaaattattttccaCAAGCTTCcacaaaaatttggaaatggGTATAATAGTAGTTAAATCAGGCTTGATTCGTTCCACTAGACCtggtaaaaataattcaattcaaaGCTCAATTTGACTTTGATagtaacttttcttttatgatcaaattttagttcaaattaaaatattagctCGATTCAATTTAAGATTATGATTTGgttgtatattaatttttttataaaaaaataaattaattaaaagtttatggattaataaataaacaaatatatatatatatatatatatatatatatatatatataatcagtttatgattaaataattcaaatatgaatAACTTAAGTTCACTTCATTTATCAATAAATCCAAAATtagttaagtttatttatttaattcattaattaagtTGAATGATGTAGTTAGCGAATTTGGAAACCCTAATTTTCCCAAGTCAATGTCCTTTTCATTGCCTCTTCTCCGATTCAACATAATtaacttgtataaaataattaatattgtatttaataaatcataaagACATGTCAATACTCAAAgcaatatttgtatttttttaattggattaaatataattttggttttttagtaaaaattataattaatttatttttaaaactttaattcaatttaatctcttaacattataattatatagatttaattattgtaaaagattttagttaaatttgtttgatttttgaaacgtattttataattatatttgaattatttatagtttatgacatttttttctacgttaaaaaagtatttaaaatcttaaacaaacttaacaattaaatttatgtaCTTATGAAAATAAGAGACAAAATTAATCCAAAaagaaactttaattttaattaaaaattaaatatgtctAATCCTTAATTTGAGTTTTCTCGTAATTATTAATAGAATAGCggagataaataaaatattatatattgtattaaaccattattgtttttttcttttatttttaatattttaattttttcagaAGATAAAATATACTATATCTAACCATTTTACTATCTATCAAACAAATGTATACACATAAATCTTTTAGTTGTTAgacattcattttataaaactttatctAACAGATAAGaatattatatgttatattaaaaatatattttatcttcttttatattttgatactgaaaagttatttttataaaaaataatcaatttaaatagaTAAGATACTCTCCAAAATGctataaacaaaatgaaataaaaaaaaaaaaaactcaatgaCTTTGTCAAATTCATATATCTTGTccaaatcttttagttattgaatgattttcttattattaaattttatttaataaatgagatcatttattatgcattaacaataagatttatattttttatactttaaacaaTGAATACATATCATCtaaatttaactataaaataaagaacATTGTGACTTTTTGAAATGTATAAAACTTATGTAAATATtctaaatattgattatttatcttgtaaaaaaatatttgatagataagattattttatcctATCCGTTTTATgagattttcttttcattttatactttacatacttattatatatttgattaagatTTAATTTTCATGGATAAGATTTTATatgtcatttaaataaaaagataaagatattattatatatattaatattatatattgtattaaaccattattatttttttctgatatttttaatattttaatttttttcagcaaataatataaactatatcTAACTTTTTACTATCTATCAAACAAATGTATACATATAAATCTTTTAGTCGTTGGccattcattttataaaactttatctAATAGataagaatattatatattgtattaaaaatatatgttatcttcttttatattttggatacttaaaattataaaagaatcaatttaaatagATAAGATTCCGTCCAAAATGctataaacaaaatgaaattagaaaaaactCAATGACTTTTGTCAAATTCATATATCTTGTCTAAATCTTTAAGTTATTGAGtgattattatgtttaataaattttatttaatagatgagattatttattatgcattaacaataagatttacattttgtatactttaaataataaatatatataatctaaatttaactataaaataaagaacACTGTGAGTTTTTGAAATGTATATAAAGTGTGTAAATATTCTAAATATTGATGTTTATCTCATAACAAAATATTCGATAGAAGATTATTTTATCCTATCCATTTTATTAgatcttcttttcattttatactttacataatatttgattaagatTTAATTTTCATAGATAAGATTTTATCtgtcatttaaataaaagaaaaagatattattacatacattgatattattttacacTATAAATACTGTGATATTCTTCAACGAACGGCTCGCTTTTTTTCCATCACCATACCACCTATTCAGTAATCTGGAGATTGCAGTCTCGCGGTGCGTTTGAAATCCATTTCTTGTTCATACAACTTATACCAAAGGTATATGTACGTTTCATGTTATTTGATTGGttaagtagtttttttttttttttctgactaTTATGACATttgttctttcatttttatcttaatatttgtCGTTTGATCTcagttttaaaaacaaaaacaaatatgattTATTTCTTTGGTGAAACGTATACTATTAATGAATGAATGGTTATGTTATTCATCAACATTGTCTTGTTCATCAGATAAAGATGACATATAgttaatttaatgatatttcaacGTAAACAAAacaagttaattaattaaagagaaAGTCATAAATACACAAGGAAGTTTATTGGAAGATATAATAGTTAATAGATCTTTCAtcctttaaatattatataatattatacttCTTATCGAATATGAGATTTAGATTCACACTTCTATTTCTAACAACCTTCTCTGTTAGTTCTTTATATACACTCCTCCTTTAACGAAAAAGTTTCCAATTAGGAATATTTTCAAGAAGACTTTCGATATAGAGATTATTGTCTTGGTCTTAAGCCCAACCACATAagatagagttgtcaaaatgggtcacatcCCGCGGCTAACCCGGCCCATCACGAGTTTGAGACagattgggtttgaaaaaattgtatttttttatgcgggtcagatttcaacctgacTCATGCGGATTGAGTTTGTGGTAGACTGGGTCGGCCCACCAACCcatctacctaattttattttattaaaatttaattttaattttataaaaaaaaaattattattatgttttgcttgaaaaaaattatttaaattctccattttcaaaatcaattaaacacaagagtgaaatttgtttaaatttgaattatagaaagtttataatttttttattttaaaaaaattgtaattaagtgagcgagtgagccaacccgtttatccACCAAGTCGTGGTGGGTCAAGccggttcaaatttttctggctcactaataaataaattgggttgagtgaccaacctgtggtggatCGATCTGGTTCGGCCAAGTAgtccattttgacaactctaacataagaaattgaaattaatctcAATCAAAAATCTTAAAAGTAGATTAATAGGTGTTTTACctgttattctttttcttttatattcaatGTGAAAACGAGACTCACGTTTATATTTCCAACACataaaactacaattttttcaataaaaatagaagattaataattaatatttgattaattatttattaaaggaaAGTTTAGTGCAATTCAgttatatcttttaataaagtaatttgtTGATATAACGGTGAATAcgagataaataaattaaaataattaaaaagtgaatttcatttaatatttatgtgcatatttttcaattaaaaaatctgACACAAGTAAACAAGATCTTATTTTGTCTCTTACAATCAAACCGATTTAGGACGAAAGAAGAAAGCCgcaaaatatctttttatcttttgtttaagCTATTTTTTTGGGATGGGC comes from the Vigna radiata var. radiata cultivar VC1973A chromosome 2, Vradiata_ver6, whole genome shotgun sequence genome and includes:
- the LOC106779295 gene encoding RNA polymerase sigma factor sigA; this translates as MASAAVIGLSGGKRLLGSLYHYSDIIEKLSYGSDFGSTQYQIVSTKSVIVAKKSSNYTPTFPASNRQNQSIKALKEHVDDAATVAEPWFQSSSSNDLEEESSEMGYSVEALLLLQKSMLEKQWSLSFEREVLTERYSKAKIRRKVAAVTCSGVSARQRRINAKRKTVVKACGAVPLKSKISPERLQNRVKGYVKGVVSEELLSHAEVVSLSEKIKVGLSLEEHKSRLKERLGCEPSDDEMATSLKMSRTELREKMLECSLAREKLAMSNVRLVMSIAQRYENAGADMGDLVQGGLIGLLRGIEKFDSSKGFKISTYVYWWIRQGVSRALIENSRTLRLPAHLHERLSLIRNAKFRLEERGIAPTIDRIAKHLNMSQKKVRNATEAISKTISLDREAFPSLNGLRGDTHHSYIADNRVENIPWKGVDEWALKDEVNKLMNVTLKEREREIIRLYYGLGKECLTWEDISKRMGLSRERVRQVGLVALEKLKHAARKGELEAMLLKH